The following is a genomic window from SAR86 cluster bacterium.
TCTGAAACAATTTCCAGAAGAGGTGTACCTGCTCTATTTAAATCTATACCAGTTTCGCCCTCAAAAAGATCATGTATTGACTTTCCTGCATCTTCTTCTAAATGAGCTCTGGTAATATTTATAACTTTTTCTGTATCATCGATTAAAATTTTGATAGATCCTTTTTCAATAATTGGCTTAGTCATTTGAGTAATCTGATAACCCTTTGGCAAATCAGGATAAAAATAATTCTTTCTATCAAAAGAAGATATTTGATTAATTTTAGCTCCAGTAGCAAGACCAAATCTAATGGCCTTATAGAATGCTTCCTTATTTGCAACTGGCAGAACACCTGGCAAACCCATATCGACTAGGTCAACATGTGTATTTGATTCAGCTCCAAATTTAGTAGAACCTCCTGAAAATAGCTTTGATTTGGTTGAAAGCTGAGCATGAATTTCCAAACCTATTACTGTTTCCCAGGTCATTTTTTCATGCCTTCAGGTGTATAAAGATGCCAATCTGTTTTAGTTTGATACATATGAGCAAAGTTCAAAATTGAAGGCTCATCCAAAAAATTACCAATAATTTGTAGGCCAATTGGTTTATTATCAATATTACCATTAGGAAGAGACATTGCTGGTAGCCCTGCAAGATTGGCTGATATTGTGAAAAGATCCTCAAGATACATTTGAATTGGATCACTACCTTTAGATCCAATCTCAAAAGCAGCACCCCTGGTTGTTGGAGTCATAATTACATCAACGTTAGAGAATGCATTATCAAAATCATTTTTAATTAACCTTCGAACTTGTTGGGCTTTTTTATAATAAGCATCGTAATATCCGGCAGACAGTACATATGACCCTATAAGAATTCTTCTTTTTACTTCATCTCCAAATCCCTCGGAACGCGTTTTCACATATAACTCCTCAAGATCTTTTGTATTCTCAGATCTTCTGCCAAACTTAACTCCGTCAAATCTCGATAAATTAGATGAACACTCTGCTGGTGCTACAACATAATAAGTTGGAACAGAAAGCGAAAGATTAGGAAGTGAAATGTCTACTAGCTTAGCGCCTAAAGATACAAATTCTTTTAAAGAATTTTCATAAACTTGAATTACATTATCATCTAGACTAGATAAATCTAAATCTTTTACTATTCCAATTTTTTTCCCATCTAATGGATTGCTTAAGTTCTCTTCAAAATTTGGAATTTCTTCATCCAGTGAAGTTGTATCTTTACTATCATGTGAACACATTTCATTAAGAAGGAATGCACAATCTTCAGCAGTTCTTGCCATTGGACCTGCTTGATCAAGACTTGATGCAAATGCAATCATCCCCCATCGGGAAATCCTTCCATATGTAGGCTTTATACCAGTAATTCCGCAAACGGAAGCTGGCTGCCTTATTGATCCGCCTGTATCAGTTCCAGAAGCCGCAGGTACAATTCCAGCTGCTATTGCGGAAGCAGAACCTCCAGAACTCCCTCCAGGAACAAGATTCTTACCCCATGGATTATGAACATTTCCATAAAAACTTGTTTCATTTGATGAACCCATAGCAAATTCATCCATATTAGTTTTTCCAATGGAAATACACCCCGCATTTTCTAGATTTTCTATCACAGTAGCTGAATAAGGTGGAACAAAATTACTAAGCATATTTGAACCACACGTTGTTCGTATACCCTTTGTACAAAAGAGATCTTTTTGCGCAATAGGAATTCCAGCTAAAGGAAGATCTGAGGGATTATTATCATAATCTTCAGCTTTTTTTATAGCATCTTCTTTATTAAGTGTAATAAATGCATTTAAATTTTTATTTTCTTCAATTAGTTTATATGCTTCAAGTGTGATTTCTCTATTTGATATCTCTTTTGAAGAGATCATTTTTTTAATTTCTTTAATTGTTTTATATTTAATTGTCATTCAACAACCCTTGGAACTAAAAAGTAGTCTTCGTTAGCAGATGGAGCAACTTCTAATAACTCTTTCTTGAGATTTTTAGCACTAACATGATCTTCTCTAGTTTTTGCCGTTTTTTCTAGTGGATTAGTAAGGGGATTAATTTTAGATGTATTGACGTCATTTAATTGGTCAACAAATTTGATTATATTCTTAAGATCTTCTGTGATTTTATCCTCTTTTTCAACATCAATCTTTAGTCTTGATAGGTAAGATATTGTTTCAACTGTTTTCTTGTCCATATATAGGATATTATTATAGATCAGTTGCAGAATATTAACTCAACTGGTGTATTTTTTATATAATTTATAGGGTAAAAAGGTGGAATTCAATATATTTAAGACTCTTAGAGGTTACTTTTCAAATGACCTTTCAATTGATTTGGGAACGGCAAACACTCTAATTTACACTAAAGATGTAGGAATAGTGTTGAATGAGCCATCTGTGGTAGCAATTCGAGAATCTAGAGGACAAAAAACAGTAGTTGCAGTAGGGGTAGAAGCAAAAAAAATGCTTGGTAGGACGCCAGGTAACATAAAAGCAATAAGACCATTATC
Proteins encoded in this region:
- the gatC gene encoding Asp-tRNA(Asn)/Glu-tRNA(Gln) amidotransferase subunit GatC, with translation MDKKTVETISYLSRLKIDVEKEDKITEDLKNIIKFVDQLNDVNTSKINPLTNPLEKTAKTREDHVSAKNLKKELLEVAPSANEDYFLVPRVVE
- the gatA gene encoding Asp-tRNA(Asn)/Glu-tRNA(Gln) amidotransferase subunit GatA codes for the protein MTIKYKTIKEIKKMISSKEISNREITLEAYKLIEENKNLNAFITLNKEDAIKKAEDYDNNPSDLPLAGIPIAQKDLFCTKGIRTTCGSNMLSNFVPPYSATVIENLENAGCISIGKTNMDEFAMGSSNETSFYGNVHNPWGKNLVPGGSSGGSASAIAAGIVPAASGTDTGGSIRQPASVCGITGIKPTYGRISRWGMIAFASSLDQAGPMARTAEDCAFLLNEMCSHDSKDTTSLDEEIPNFEENLSNPLDGKKIGIVKDLDLSSLDDNVIQVYENSLKEFVSLGAKLVDISLPNLSLSVPTYYVVAPAECSSNLSRFDGVKFGRRSENTKDLEELYVKTRSEGFGDEVKRRILIGSYVLSAGYYDAYYKKAQQVRRLIKNDFDNAFSNVDVIMTPTTRGAAFEIGSKGSDPIQMYLEDLFTISANLAGLPAMSLPNGNIDNKPIGLQIIGNFLDEPSILNFAHMYQTKTDWHLYTPEGMKK